The Prevotella sp. oral taxon 299 str. F0039 genome has a segment encoding these proteins:
- a CDS encoding S41 family peptidase, with protein sequence MKKYIFSAIACLLIINVFAQSIQNDKNNDALRKIQLAVMAVKNLYVDTVNTEKLVEDGIRGMLNELDPHSAYTTAKETKSFTEQLQGSFEGIGVQFNISNDTLIVVQPVNNGPSEKVGIMAGDRIVLVNDTVISGVKMTREAIVKRLRGPKGSKVKLGIQRRGIKDRLTFVVTRDKIPLTTVDVAYMIRPQVGYVRVESFGETTYDELMVALEKLKQQGMTKLILDLQDNGGGYLKSAADIANEFLTRGSLIVYTQGRRVPKQEYTAHGNGKYQDLPLYILINEYSASAAEIVSGAMQDHDRGTIIGRRSFGKGLVQRPFEFEDGSMMRITIAHYYTPVGRNIQKPYAKGDKEGYEMDIEKRFKHGELYHKDSIHFADSLKFQTLRLKRTVYGGGGIMPDEFVPLDTTRTTPFYRQLWGKSIVLNAAFKYNDSQRKKLRKRYPTFEQFKAGFVVPEDVLKGIVDEAKKDKITYKDEKEWQRTIPMLQLQLKSLIARDLWGMSECYQILNENNPIVLKAIELAK encoded by the coding sequence ATGAAGAAGTATATATTTTCTGCAATAGCATGTTTACTGATTATCAATGTCTTTGCACAATCGATTCAAAACGATAAAAACAACGATGCACTTCGTAAAATTCAACTGGCTGTAATGGCAGTTAAAAACCTTTATGTAGATACGGTTAATACTGAAAAACTGGTAGAAGACGGAATAAGAGGAATGTTGAACGAACTCGATCCGCACTCTGCTTACACCACAGCAAAGGAAACAAAGTCCTTTACAGAGCAACTTCAAGGATCGTTTGAGGGCATTGGTGTGCAGTTTAATATATCTAACGACACCCTTATTGTGGTACAACCCGTTAATAACGGGCCATCGGAAAAGGTGGGAATTATGGCTGGTGACCGCATTGTTTTGGTGAACGACACAGTTATTTCGGGCGTGAAAATGACTCGAGAGGCTATAGTTAAGCGACTAAGAGGACCTAAAGGCAGTAAAGTTAAATTGGGAATTCAACGCAGAGGCATAAAAGATAGATTGACCTTTGTTGTTACTCGTGATAAAATTCCTTTGACTACGGTAGACGTGGCTTATATGATTCGTCCACAAGTGGGTTATGTTCGTGTTGAAAGCTTTGGCGAAACAACTTACGATGAGTTGATGGTTGCCCTCGAAAAGTTGAAACAACAGGGTATGACAAAGTTGATTCTCGATCTTCAAGACAATGGCGGTGGGTATCTAAAATCGGCAGCTGACATAGCAAACGAATTCTTAACACGTGGCAGTCTTATCGTTTACACTCAAGGAAGACGTGTTCCTAAGCAAGAATATACTGCTCATGGCAATGGAAAATATCAGGATTTGCCACTTTATATCTTGATAAATGAATACTCTGCATCGGCTGCTGAGATTGTAAGTGGGGCGATGCAAGACCATGATAGAGGAACCATTATCGGAAGAAGATCATTCGGAAAGGGCTTGGTTCAACGTCCTTTTGAATTTGAAGATGGTAGTATGATGCGCATCACCATTGCTCATTATTACACACCTGTAGGTAGAAACATTCAGAAACCTTACGCAAAAGGAGATAAAGAGGGCTATGAAATGGATATAGAGAAGCGTTTTAAGCACGGAGAATTGTATCATAAAGATAGTATTCACTTTGCCGATTCGTTGAAATTTCAAACTCTTCGTTTAAAAAGAACAGTGTATGGAGGTGGCGGTATTATGCCCGATGAGTTTGTTCCACTCGACACAACTCGCACAACTCCATTCTATCGTCAGCTTTGGGGCAAGAGTATTGTGTTGAATGCAGCCTTTAAATACAATGATAGTCAACGTAAAAAGTTACGTAAACGTTATCCCACTTTTGAACAATTCAAAGCTGGTTTTGTGGTGCCCGAAGATGTATTGAAAGGTATTGTGGATGAGGCTAAGAAAGATAAGATTACCTATAAGGACGAAAAAGAATGGCAACGCACCATTCCTATGCTTCAACTTCAATTGAAATCGTTGATTGCTCGTGATCTATGGGGCATGTCGGAGTGTTATCAAATATTGAATGAAAACAACCCAATTGTATTGAAAGCAATTGAATTGGCGAAGTAG
- a CDS encoding C1 family peptidase, producing the protein MILVLLWGLMSCKGNKELKSQVPVFANDILLKTTPIKQQGEGYTCWIYAVLATIETDRIEQNDSINLSPAFVERNLITQNALQHFFRKAYSKREMAGMAPLCLRLIQQYGLVPFDSYEGTQPRNVNAINRKAMIVAQQKAGEKARMISFKNALNSYLDDALGALPLNVYLFGAEYTPLQFAQSVVPADSYKAYCSVTHHPFYREVLQESPDNNSYELFNNVPIDSLMNIIDSQLAAHKAVCWEGSLPHGEYVMDQGVACLNPKVGKVDQNMRQRAIESYTTYDQHAMSIVGKAHDEQGNTYYIAKNSWGKYMPFNGFVYLERKFVALRTIAILTQRSAN; encoded by the coding sequence ATGATTTTAGTACTGTTGTGGGGCTTGATGTCGTGTAAGGGAAATAAGGAATTGAAATCCCAAGTTCCTGTGTTTGCAAACGACATCCTACTAAAAACGACTCCTATTAAACAGCAGGGCGAAGGCTATACCTGCTGGATTTATGCAGTGTTGGCTACTATAGAGACTGATAGAATAGAGCAAAACGATTCTATAAACTTGTCGCCTGCCTTTGTAGAACGCAATCTCATCACTCAAAATGCTTTGCAACACTTCTTTCGTAAAGCCTATTCAAAGCGTGAAATGGCAGGAATGGCTCCCTTGTGTCTGCGCCTGATTCAACAATATGGCTTGGTTCCTTTTGATAGTTACGAAGGAACACAACCTCGAAATGTGAATGCAATCAATAGAAAGGCAATGATTGTGGCTCAACAAAAGGCTGGCGAAAAGGCTAGAATGATATCCTTTAAAAATGCGTTGAACAGCTATTTAGATGATGCTTTGGGCGCACTTCCCCTCAATGTGTATCTCTTTGGAGCGGAATATACGCCTCTTCAATTTGCGCAAAGTGTTGTACCAGCGGATAGTTACAAAGCCTATTGCAGTGTAACCCATCATCCTTTTTATCGTGAAGTGTTGCAAGAAAGTCCCGATAATAACAGTTATGAGCTGTTTAACAATGTGCCTATTGATTCTTTAATGAACATCATAGATTCGCAATTGGCAGCGCATAAGGCAGTGTGTTGGGAGGGTTCGCTACCTCATGGTGAGTATGTTATGGATCAGGGAGTGGCTTGTTTGAACCCCAAAGTTGGTAAGGTAGACCAAAATATGCGTCAACGTGCAATTGAAAGTTATACCACTTATGATCAGCATGCCATGAGTATTGTTGGAAAAGCACACGATGAGCAAGGAAATACCTATTATATTGCCAAGAATTCTTGGGGAAAATATATGCCTTTCAATGGTTTTGTGTATCTCGAACGCAAATTTGTAGCCTTGCGAACTATCGCAATACTAACTCAAAGAAGTGCCAACTGA
- the gpmA gene encoding 2,3-diphosphoglycerate-dependent phosphoglycerate mutase codes for MKRLVIVRHGESEWNQKNLFTGWVDVELSDNGREEAKRAGKALKEAGIDFDICFTSYLKRAINTQQIILKEMEREWLPVFKSYKLNERHYGALSGLNKKETAEKYGDDQVKIWRRSFDVRPPMMEEDNQYNSLKNPAYRNVDPAEVPMCESLKDTIARTVPYFEKEIKPLVMEGKRVMIAAHGNSLRSLIKYFENISDDEIINVEIPTGTPLVYEFDDNFNVTNKYYLGK; via the coding sequence ATGAAAAGATTAGTTATTGTCCGTCACGGAGAAAGTGAATGGAACCAGAAGAATCTCTTCACCGGTTGGGTGGATGTAGAACTCTCTGACAATGGACGTGAAGAAGCAAAACGTGCTGGTAAGGCATTAAAAGAAGCAGGAATCGATTTCGATATCTGTTTTACATCTTACCTTAAGAGAGCAATTAACACACAACAAATCATTCTAAAAGAAATGGAACGTGAATGGTTGCCAGTGTTTAAGTCTTACAAACTTAATGAACGTCACTATGGTGCACTTTCTGGTTTGAACAAAAAAGAAACAGCAGAGAAGTACGGAGACGACCAAGTTAAGATTTGGAGACGTAGCTTCGACGTTCGTCCACCAATGATGGAAGAAGACAATCAATACAATTCGCTAAAGAATCCAGCGTATCGTAATGTTGATCCAGCTGAAGTTCCAATGTGCGAAAGCTTGAAAGACACAATTGCACGTACTGTTCCTTACTTCGAAAAGGAAATTAAACCTCTAGTAATGGAAGGTAAACGTGTAATGATTGCAGCACACGGAAACTCTCTACGCTCACTAATTAAGTACTTCGAAAACATCTCTGACGATGAAATCATCAACGTTGAGATTCCAACAGGTACTCCTTTAGTATATGAATTTGACGATAATTTTAATGTAACCAATAAATATTATCTAGGCAAATAA